The proteins below are encoded in one region of Methanosarcina barkeri 3:
- a CDS encoding S8 family serine peptidase, whose amino-acid sequence MEKKVRKPLRKTIFELLCFICISSLLVSLFSFTALAEDTNSSSSLNSNDKISTSLSSKLGEISETEKIPVIIELPNQSIKFNTAAGKSQIESEQKNLVKFLESEKSKSNAQEIKSIKLINAIAVKVTPGVAASLAKRSDVARIEPDQIVSIPEQSETSLEKMKTSTTQSNAASTDAWGVDKIDAPAVWQRGITGKGITVAVVDTGIDATHPDLDDLDDSSGTNDPKVVGWIDYVNSKSSAYDDEGHGTHISGTISGTGANGIQTGVAPGTKLIVAKVFDSEGSGYLSDSILGFEWAVNNNARIISYSGGSSEHSSLFTTTINNVVAAGIVPVIAAGNDGLYGSGTINCPGDELNSVTVGATDSSNSIAYFSSRGPVTLNDQTYIKPDVSAPGVSVPSTYPGSGYASGSGTSMATPHVSGTAALILQKNPTMKPSEVKQKLESTAKDLGSTGKDNDYGSGLINAYKAVFGSTSSSPVANFSASPTSGKVPLTVAFTDTSTGTPTKWKWSFGDGTTSVQQNPKHKYSKAGSYTVVLTAANAAGSSTVTKTNYIVVVSKPAASFSATPTSGKAPLTVAFTDTSTGTPTKWKWSFGDGTTSVQQNPKHKYSKAGNYTVALTAVNAVGSNTVTKTNYIVVVSKPAAAFSAYPTSGKSPLTVAFTDKSSGNPTAYKWSFGDGSISREKNPKHQYLQAGKYKITFTVSNAAGSSTITKTNYITVTTNTRPGIYAESK is encoded by the coding sequence GTGGAAAAAAAAGTCCGGAAGCCTTTAAGAAAAACTATTTTTGAACTGTTATGTTTCATATGTATATCATCGTTATTAGTATCTTTATTTTCGTTTACCGCCCTGGCTGAAGATACAAACTCGTCTTCCAGTCTAAATTCAAATGATAAGATCTCAACGAGTTTATCTTCTAAACTTGGAGAAATCTCAGAAACTGAGAAAATTCCGGTAATTATAGAGTTACCAAACCAGAGTATTAAATTTAATACTGCTGCTGGAAAATCTCAAATAGAGAGTGAACAGAAAAATCTCGTAAAGTTTCTTGAGAGTGAAAAATCAAAAAGCAACGCACAGGAAATAAAATCTATTAAACTAATTAATGCTATTGCTGTAAAGGTAACCCCTGGAGTTGCAGCTTCTCTTGCCAAAAGATCTGATGTCGCGAGAATCGAACCTGATCAAATTGTCTCTATACCAGAGCAATCCGAAACTTCTTTGGAAAAGATGAAGACATCAACTACCCAGTCTAATGCAGCATCCACAGATGCATGGGGCGTTGATAAAATTGATGCGCCTGCAGTATGGCAGCGGGGTATAACTGGGAAAGGAATAACTGTTGCTGTCGTGGACACAGGAATTGATGCGACACACCCCGATCTTGACGATCTTGATGACAGTTCCGGTACAAACGACCCGAAAGTTGTCGGCTGGATAGACTATGTAAACTCAAAATCGTCTGCATATGATGATGAAGGGCACGGCACTCATATATCCGGAACAATTTCAGGGACCGGGGCTAATGGCATACAAACCGGAGTTGCACCAGGCACAAAGCTGATTGTTGCAAAGGTGTTTGATTCAGAAGGTTCTGGGTATTTATCTGACAGTATTCTTGGCTTTGAGTGGGCGGTTAATAATAATGCCCGTATTATAAGTTATAGCGGGGGATCTTCAGAACATAGCTCGTTATTTACAACTACAATAAACAATGTTGTGGCAGCAGGTATAGTTCCTGTTATAGCGGCTGGCAATGATGGTTTGTATGGATCTGGCACAATCAACTGCCCAGGTGATGAACTCAATTCAGTTACCGTCGGTGCAACAGATTCCTCCAATTCAATAGCATACTTTAGCAGCCGGGGTCCTGTCACTTTAAATGATCAGACATATATTAAACCTGATGTTTCTGCGCCTGGAGTGTCTGTTCCTTCAACATATCCGGGTAGTGGATACGCATCTGGGTCCGGAACTTCCATGGCAACACCACATGTTTCCGGAACTGCAGCATTAATACTTCAAAAGAACCCTACAATGAAGCCATCTGAGGTAAAACAGAAATTAGAAAGTACAGCTAAGGATCTTGGATCTACAGGAAAGGATAATGACTATGGATCAGGACTGATCAATGCGTATAAAGCGGTGTTTGGCAGCACTTCAAGCTCTCCAGTAGCAAACTTTTCTGCATCTCCTACCTCAGGAAAGGTGCCATTAACAGTTGCCTTTACTGACACAAGCACAGGAACACCGACGAAGTGGAAATGGAGTTTTGGAGACGGAACAACTTCAGTCCAGCAGAACCCGAAGCATAAGTACTCCAAAGCAGGAAGTTATACTGTGGTTCTTACAGCAGCAAATGCTGCCGGCAGTAGTACGGTAACAAAGACAAATTATATAGTAGTAGTATCAAAACCTGCTGCTTCGTTTTCAGCTACTCCTACTTCAGGAAAAGCACCATTAACAGTTGCCTTTACTGATACAAGCACAGGAACACCGACAAAGTGGAAATGGAGTTTTGGAGACGGAACAACCTCAGTCCAGCAGAACCCCAAGCATAAGTATTCTAAAGCAGGAAATTATACTGTGGCTCTTACAGCAGTAAATGCTGTCGGCAGTAACACGGTAACAAAGACAAATTATATAGTTGTAGTATCAAAACCTGCTGCTGCATTTTCTGCATATCCAACTTCAGGAAAATCCCCGTTAACTGTTGCATTTACTGACAAGAGCTCAGGAAATCCGACTGCATACAAATGGAGTTTTGGAGACGGGTCAATTTCAAGAGAAAAGAATCCAAAACATCAGTATTTACAGGCAGGAAAATATAAGATTACATTTACAGTAAGCAATGCGGCAGGCAGCAGTACTATAACGAAGACAAATTACATAACAGTGACAACAAATACAAGACCTGGTATATACGCTGAAAGTAAGTAA
- a CDS encoding PKD domain-containing protein, producing MASNILVADALEAEKLTKVASNAASDYPVWSPDGREILFSRENGLYKVFSDGTGEKKLTSTNGKNFTSSYAWSPDGNKISYIENLYDDAAGPRSDLWVMNADGTGKKQLLDTVWYRYHYIYTWFPTGSKILYAEIYEEIGGSYWEMNSDGSNKHNLGNMGIANSIAMSPDGSKIAVCAHGPADTDYYIDIGKVGKDLTSFRPGLIAPQTQSRQSQIWSPDGSKIVYYAGKGESYEDEKTEIYTIKADGTGKSQLTSDSAKDNYPMYSPDGKKIVYMSDKSGSEDIWIMDADGKNKVQLTSGSATDSFPIWSPDGKKIAFWSDRAGERGIYLLTLENEKSPTADFSVSRTSGNIPLKVNFMDKSTGTPTSWKWSFGDGKTSTSKNPVYTYSKAGNYTVSLTVKSAVGTSTKTIKNYIIVKTPAQKPITVFSATPTSGKAPLTIAFTDTSTGIPTKWKWSFGDGTTSVQQNPKHKYSKAGNYTVALTAVNAVGSNTVTKTNYIVIVSKPAASFSAYPTSGKAPLTVAFTDKSSGNPTAYKWSFGDGTVSREKNPKHQYLQAGKYKITFTVSNAAGSSTITKTNYITVTTNTRPGIYAEIK from the coding sequence ATGGCATCAAATATCCTAGTAGCTGATGCTCTGGAAGCTGAGAAGTTAACAAAAGTGGCATCCAATGCTGCATCTGATTATCCAGTTTGGTCTCCGGATGGAAGAGAAATCCTTTTCTCAAGGGAAAATGGGCTGTATAAGGTGTTTTCAGATGGTACAGGAGAAAAGAAACTTACCTCCACAAACGGAAAGAATTTTACATCCAGCTACGCATGGTCTCCCGACGGAAACAAAATTTCATATATCGAAAACCTGTATGATGACGCTGCAGGGCCCAGAAGCGATTTATGGGTAATGAATGCAGACGGGACCGGAAAAAAACAATTGCTTGATACCGTCTGGTACAGGTACCATTATATATACACCTGGTTTCCTACAGGCTCAAAAATACTTTACGCTGAGATATATGAAGAAATTGGGGGTTCCTACTGGGAAATGAACTCAGATGGGTCGAATAAACATAATCTCGGAAACATGGGTATAGCTAACAGTATTGCCATGTCACCCGATGGGTCAAAAATAGCAGTTTGTGCGCACGGACCAGCTGACACTGACTACTATATTGACATAGGAAAGGTCGGTAAAGATCTGACCAGTTTTCGGCCAGGATTAATTGCTCCTCAAACTCAGTCCAGACAGTCACAGATATGGTCTCCGGACGGTTCAAAAATAGTATATTATGCCGGAAAAGGTGAGTCATATGAAGACGAAAAAACGGAAATATATACTATAAAAGCTGACGGAACCGGTAAAAGTCAACTCACTTCAGATTCAGCAAAAGATAACTACCCTATGTATTCACCTGATGGCAAAAAAATTGTATATATGTCTGACAAAAGTGGAAGTGAAGATATATGGATTATGGATGCCGATGGAAAAAATAAAGTTCAGTTAACCTCAGGTTCAGCAACGGACTCATTTCCGATATGGAGTCCAGATGGTAAAAAAATTGCTTTTTGGTCTGATAGAGCAGGAGAACGTGGTATATACCTTCTGACTCTCGAAAATGAAAAATCGCCGACGGCTGATTTCTCTGTATCCCGAACTTCAGGAAACATTCCGCTGAAAGTTAATTTTATGGATAAAAGTACAGGCACCCCAACATCATGGAAATGGAGCTTTGGAGATGGAAAAACTTCAACATCAAAGAATCCTGTGTACACATACAGTAAAGCCGGAAATTACACTGTCAGTTTAACAGTAAAAAGTGCAGTCGGAACAAGTACGAAAACAATAAAGAACTATATAATTGTGAAAACACCTGCACAAAAACCGATCACCGTGTTTTCAGCTACTCCGACCTCAGGAAAAGCGCCATTAACAATTGCCTTTACGGATACAAGTACAGGAATACCGACAAAGTGGAAATGGAGTTTTGGAGACGGAACAACCTCAGTCCAGCAGAACCCAAAGCATAAGTATTCCAAAGCAGGAAATTATACTGTTGCTCTTACAGCAGTAAATGCTGTCGGCAGTAACACGGTAACAAAGACAAATTATATAGTTATAGTATCAAAACCTGCTGCTTCATTTTCTGCATATCCAACTTCAGGGAAAGCCCCGTTAACTGTTGCATTTACTGACAAGAGCTCAGGAAATCCGACTGCATACAAATGGAGTTTTGGAGACGGGACAGTTTCAAGGGAAAAGAATCCAAAACATCAGTATTTACAGGCAGGAAAATATAAGATTACATTTACAGTAAGCAATGCGGCAGGCAGCAGTACTATAACGAAGACAAATTACATAACAGTGACAACAAATACAAGACCTGGTATATACGCTGAGATCAAATAA
- a CDS encoding PKD domain-containing protein: MSDKSGNEDIWVMDADGKNKVQLTTDSARDSFPVWSTDGKKIAFYSERGGDRGIYTLTLENGNKPVADFSASPTSENMPLKVKFTDKSSNVPISWKWSFGNGKTSTLKSPAYTYSKAGKYTVSLTVKNAKGSSTKTISGYVTVSKK; this comes from the coding sequence ATGTCTGATAAAAGTGGAAATGAAGATATATGGGTCATGGATGCCGATGGGAAAAACAAAGTGCAGTTAACAACGGATTCAGCAAGGGACTCATTTCCGGTATGGAGTACTGATGGCAAAAAAATTGCTTTTTACTCTGAGAGGGGAGGAGATCGGGGTATATACACTCTTACTTTAGAAAACGGAAACAAACCTGTTGCTGATTTCTCTGCATCCCCAACTTCAGAAAATATGCCACTGAAAGTCAAATTCACGGATAAAAGCTCAAATGTCCCTATTAGCTGGAAATGGAGCTTTGGAAATGGAAAAACTTCAACATTGAAGAGTCCTGCATATACCTACAGTAAAGCAGGAAAATATACTGTTAGCTTAACAGTGAAGAATGCGAAAGGAAGTAGCACAAAAACTATATCTGGATATGTTACGGTTTCCAAAAAATGA
- a CDS encoding UbiX family flavin prenyltransferase, with translation MEIAVGISGASGVQYGIRLLEVLEEKGIKTHLVLTDAASQIIRIETDYTPEAVEKLATWSYAQKDFSAPIASGSYRTGGMVIAPCSMKTLAAVANGVSDTLLTRAADVCLKEERKLILMTRETPLNLIHIENMLRAKKAGASILPACPGFYSRPRTLEDLIDTMVGRTLDLLGIENEIYRRWK, from the coding sequence ATGGAGATAGCAGTAGGAATCAGTGGAGCCTCAGGGGTCCAGTATGGAATTCGCCTCCTTGAAGTACTGGAGGAAAAAGGAATTAAAACCCATCTGGTTTTGACGGATGCCGCAAGCCAGATAATAAGGATTGAGACTGATTACACCCCCGAAGCAGTAGAAAAACTTGCAACCTGGAGCTATGCCCAGAAAGATTTTTCAGCACCAATCGCTAGTGGTTCATACAGGACAGGAGGAATGGTTATTGCTCCGTGCAGCATGAAAACTCTTGCAGCCGTGGCAAATGGGGTATCCGATACTCTTCTTACAAGAGCTGCAGACGTCTGCCTCAAAGAGGAAAGAAAACTTATCCTGATGACCCGAGAAACCCCGCTTAACCTTATACACATCGAAAATATGCTCAGGGCTAAAAAAGCAGGAGCAAGCATCCTTCCAGCCTGCCCTGGCTTTTATTCACGGCCCAGAACCCTTGAAGACCTGATAGATACCATGGTAGGAAGGACACTTGACCTGCTCGGGATAGAAAACGAGATTTATCGACGCTGGAAGTAA